One Hordeum vulgare subsp. vulgare chromosome 4H, MorexV3_pseudomolecules_assembly, whole genome shotgun sequence DNA window includes the following coding sequences:
- the LOC123451028 gene encoding adenylosuccinate synthetase 2, chloroplastic-like: MDTIRANLNTLMKDAAMRFKGFQYSSKTLKEEVDEYERFAERLGPYITDTVHFMNESILQKKKILVQGGQATMLDIDFGTYPFVTSSSPSSGGICTGLGIAPGSIGDLIGVVKAYTTRVGSGPFPTELLGKTGDLLRASGMEFGTTTGRPRRCGCLDIVALKYSCQINGFSSLNLTKLDVLTGFKEIKLGISYCTKEGETIESFPADLDLLEQIKVKYEAMPGWEEDISSVQDYNDLPKNARLYVERIEELVCNFVFQSITSVLDLGVML; the protein is encoded by the exons ATGGACACCATTCGTGCCAATCTTAATACCCTAATGAAAGATGCAGCTATGCGCTTCAAAGGATTTCAATACAGTAGCAAGACCCTCAAAGAGGAGGTTGATGAGTACGAAAGGTTTGCCGAACGACTTGGACCTTACATAACGGACACTGTGCATTTCATGAACGAGTCGATCTTGCAGAAGAAGAAAATATTGGTTCAAGGTGGTCAAGCCACCATGTTGGACATTGACTTTGGTACATATCCATTTGTTACTTCCTCAAGTCCTTCATCTGGTGGAATATGTACTGGCCTTGGTATCGCtccaggaagcattggtgatctcATTGGAGTG GTAAAAGCTTATACAACCAGGGTTGGATCTGGTCCATTCCCAACAGAGCTGTTGGGTAAGACTGGTGATTTGCTCCGTGCATCTGGAATGGAATTCGGGACTACAACAGGTCGGCCCAGGCGCTGTGGCTGTCTCGATATAGTTGCGCTCAAATACAGCTGCCAAATCAACGGTTTTTCATCTCTAAACCTGACAAAACTCGATGTACTGACCGGGTTCAAGGAAATCAAATTGGGCATTTCCTATTGTACCAAAGAAGGCGAAACGATCGAATCGTTCCCAGCAGACCTCGATCTTTTGGAGCAAATAAAG GTCAAGTACGAGGCCATGCCGGGGTGGGAGGAGGACATTTCCTCAGTACAAGACTACAATGATCTCCCAAAAAACGCCCGTCTATATGTGGAGAGGATAGAGGAGTTGGTTTGTAACTTTGTATTCCAGTCCATTACATCGGTGTTGGACCTGGGCGTGATGCTCTGA